A single window of Flavobacterium sp. 140616W15 DNA harbors:
- a CDS encoding SusC/RagA family TonB-linked outer membrane protein, which translates to MKVKFTWILTLFTALTMQFSFAQEKIISGIVSDAISGPIPGVNVIVKGTKTGVQTDFDGKYSVKAKTGDVLVFSYMGMQDMTAIVGSSSVINMKMQEDGKALDEVVVMGYVTKTKSNMTGSSKQLSGNVLSGIPTVSVDQALQGKVVGLQVSSSSGTPGSVQDIRIRGTGSISANNQPLYVIDGVPVISGDLSGGNDNKTIQTTTSSASSMSVLATLNSHDIESVTVLKDASATAAYGARGSNGVIVITTKRGKVGKPSYNFSNSIGFQNNAVTGRRPLTGDQRKELYLDAVYNTYGASKGFDRMTAENWLLNTPEGLSIDASKASLQDWDGVSHNWGELLKNKDALVQNTDFSVSAGDEKTTFNASLGYNKTEATVRGAEFRRFTATIGVTRKLSETLKFSTANFFSEAKQNGILEGTGTFSNPNLTKYFMNPWVNPYNSDGTYNIGTGANVSDIGYWTSLHNTFYTLANNVKTNNLLGLRSNNTLDWKISNHFKYKSVFAVDYNMNTYHNYNNRLHGDGRTRNGSIEQSIRRNTNLVSQNSINYTLKLDKHNFDATALFEHQKNKNDLVGGYGENIASDDLIYLDVVSKNKRTIGNFSDWLNVSYLGLFNYNYNNKYVLDATYRREGSSKFAPKHRFGNFWSVGAAWNINNEVFMQGSVFNNLKLRTSYGTSGNSGINENSYQRLIAFDASYDAEPVAYPSTIGNELLTWEKNKTIDVGLEFGLFKNRLSGSVSYYNRDTYDLLQNVPVSLTQGVPTGTSVIQLMNAGAVLNQGIEVELNVDIFRGKDFNWSISGNYSHNDNEVKKLAKDPAGKDIEITTGTKVTKVGESIGTWNMRKWAGVDPANGLPLWYVNGVDGETTSVYNNAKVAMQGKSAPVYSGGFGTHFDYKGIYLDVSFYFAGGHKVYEDWTSYTQSTGDNTFVSFNGTENLMDRWQKPGDIVSTPKMELGAGRNAATTSTRFLYDGDYIRMKDLVLGYRFGPETVKFMSLAGLDLSLRGTNLLTFVKDGKMKYDPEVRADGFTSLVSPPVKSVVFAINIKL; encoded by the coding sequence ATGAAGGTAAAATTTACATGGATTTTAACATTATTTACAGCGTTAACCATGCAATTTTCTTTTGCACAAGAGAAAATTATTTCTGGAATTGTTTCAGATGCAATATCAGGTCCAATTCCAGGTGTAAACGTTATTGTTAAGGGAACAAAAACAGGTGTTCAAACGGATTTTGACGGTAAATATTCTGTTAAAGCAAAAACAGGAGATGTGCTTGTGTTTTCTTATATGGGAATGCAAGATATGACGGCAATAGTTGGTAGCTCTTCAGTGATTAATATGAAGATGCAAGAAGATGGGAAAGCGTTGGATGAAGTAGTAGTAATGGGGTATGTTACAAAAACTAAAAGCAATATGACGGGTAGTTCTAAACAGCTTTCTGGTAATGTTTTAAGTGGAATTCCAACAGTTTCTGTTGATCAGGCTTTACAAGGTAAAGTAGTTGGTTTGCAGGTATCAAGTTCTTCTGGGACTCCAGGTTCTGTTCAGGATATTCGTATTAGAGGAACAGGCTCGATTTCTGCAAATAATCAACCTTTATATGTTATTGATGGTGTGCCTGTAATAAGTGGAGATCTATCTGGAGGTAATGATAATAAAACAATTCAGACAACAACGAGTTCAGCTTCGTCAATGTCGGTTTTAGCGACTTTAAATAGTCATGATATAGAAAGTGTAACGGTTTTGAAAGATGCGTCTGCAACTGCAGCTTATGGAGCAAGAGGATCTAATGGTGTAATCGTAATTACAACGAAAAGAGGAAAAGTTGGAAAACCGTCTTATAACTTTAGTAATTCTATTGGTTTTCAGAATAATGCAGTTACAGGCAGAAGACCTCTTACAGGAGATCAAAGAAAAGAATTGTACTTAGATGCAGTTTATAATACTTATGGTGCTTCTAAAGGTTTTGATAGAATGACAGCCGAAAATTGGCTATTGAATACTCCCGAGGGATTAAGTATTGATGCTAGTAAAGCAAGTTTGCAAGATTGGGATGGGGTAAGTCATAACTGGGGAGAGCTATTAAAGAATAAAGATGCCTTAGTTCAGAATACAGATTTTTCTGTATCTGCAGGAGATGAGAAAACGACCTTTAATGCTTCGCTTGGATATAATAAGACAGAAGCTACTGTTAGAGGAGCTGAATTTAGAAGATTTACTGCTACGATAGGAGTTACAAGAAAATTAAGTGAAACACTTAAGTTTAGTACTGCAAACTTTTTTTCTGAAGCTAAGCAAAATGGTATTCTAGAAGGGACAGGAACCTTTAGTAACCCTAATTTGACAAAATATTTTATGAATCCTTGGGTAAATCCTTATAATAGTGATGGTACGTATAATATTGGTACTGGAGCAAATGTTTCAGATATTGGATATTGGACTTCTTTACATAATACTTTTTATACTTTAGCAAATAACGTTAAAACTAATAATTTATTAGGGCTTAGGTCTAATAATACTTTAGACTGGAAAATCTCAAATCATTTCAAGTATAAATCAGTATTTGCAGTAGATTATAATATGAATACTTATCATAATTATAATAATAGACTTCATGGAGATGGAAGGACTCGAAATGGTTCCATAGAACAGAGCATTAGAAGGAATACGAATCTAGTTTCGCAGAATTCGATTAATTACACTTTGAAATTAGATAAGCATAATTTTGATGCAACTGCACTATTTGAGCACCAAAAAAATAAAAATGACCTTGTTGGAGGATACGGTGAGAATATTGCTTCGGATGACTTGATTTATTTGGATGTTGTTTCTAAAAACAAAAGAACGATTGGGAATTTTTCAGATTGGTTAAATGTTTCTTATTTAGGCTTGTTTAATTATAATTATAATAATAAATATGTACTTGATGCTACATATAGGAGAGAAGGATCATCCAAGTTTGCTCCAAAGCATCGTTTTGGTAATTTTTGGTCTGTAGGAGCTGCATGGAATATTAATAATGAAGTGTTTATGCAAGGTTCTGTTTTTAATAATTTAAAACTTAGAACTTCTTATGGAACTTCTGGAAATAGTGGTATAAACGAGAATTCATATCAAAGATTAATTGCATTTGATGCTAGTTATGATGCAGAACCTGTAGCTTATCCATCCACTATAGGTAATGAGTTGTTGACTTGGGAAAAAAATAAAACAATTGATGTAGGTTTAGAATTTGGACTGTTTAAAAATAGGCTTTCGGGAAGTGTATCTTATTACAATAGGGATACGTATGATCTACTACAGAATGTGCCAGTTTCATTAACACAAGGAGTTCCTACAGGAACTAGTGTGATACAATTAATGAATGCAGGTGCAGTTTTAAATCAAGGAATAGAAGTTGAATTGAATGTAGATATTTTCAGAGGAAAAGACTTTAATTGGTCTATCTCAGGTAATTATTCACACAATGATAATGAAGTTAAAAAATTAGCAAAAGATCCAGCAGGAAAAGACATCGAGATTACTACAGGAACTAAAGTTACTAAAGTTGGAGAGTCAATAGGGACATGGAATATGCGCAAATGGGCTGGTGTAGATCCTGCTAATGGATTACCATTGTGGTATGTTAATGGTGTAGACGGAGAAACAACTTCAGTTTACAACAATGCCAAAGTGGCAATGCAAGGAAAATCAGCTCCAGTTTATTCAGGTGGATTCGGTACTCATTTTGATTATAAAGGAATTTATTTAGATGTTTCTTTCTATTTCGCAGGAGGACACAAAGTGTATGAAGATTGGACTAGTTATACTCAAAGTACAGGAGATAATACTTTTGTTTCATTTAACGGTACAGAAAATCTGATGGATAGATGGCAAAAACCAGGTGATATTGTTTCGACTCCTAAGATGGAGCTTGGGGCAGGGAGAAATGCAGCAACTACATCAACAAGATTTTTGTATGATGGAGATTATATAAGAATGAAAGATTTGGTTTTGGGATACAGATTCGGTCCAGAGACGGTTAAGTTTATGAGCCTTGCAGGATTAGATCTATCATTGAGAGGGACAAACTTATTGACTTTTGTGAAAGATGGCAAGATGAAATACGATCCAGAGGTAAGGGCAGATGGGTTTACGAGTCTAGTAAGTCCGCCAGTAAAATCGGTAGTATTTGCAATTAACATAAAATTATAA
- a CDS encoding RagB/SusD family nutrient uptake outer membrane protein: protein MRKIIYTSLALLGLILSSCTDGDLDPKLSINKPNTEIKTVGDLKVVLGGAYDIMTTYAYYGRNVMVFGDVRSDNAYANGNSGRFRTSAAMDMTNADSDANDAFLRMYAVIANCNIIIDANIVADPNIVGNEAEINYVKGQALALRALVHYDLVRMYGQQHVAGGDLNSLGVAYVKHFLDVDDMKPKRSTAGEVKSFIYSDLDKALSMMDKAFDKGNKKAVRTTMVYAIKARVALYFGDWDIAKVSSQEVINNSGARILTAVEYAESFKANLQPNSIFELAFTSDDNRGNDSLFRIYNNTAYGDIVVLEDLKNQFSSSDVRGNMITIQERLRLRNTGKFVKVDINVVLFRFEEMLLINAESSFRLNAADPLALTNLNLVATNRNATPYMSVSIDNILLERRKELCFEGFRFDDIARTKMNMPVVDPVKQTYDDLGLEGITYGSSRYAFPIPLKEMNANANAIQNKGY, encoded by the coding sequence ATGAGAAAAATAATATACACATCTTTAGCTCTTTTAGGACTTATTTTAAGTTCATGTACAGATGGAGATTTGGATCCTAAACTAAGTATAAACAAACCCAACACAGAGATAAAAACAGTTGGAGATTTAAAAGTTGTACTTGGTGGTGCTTATGATATAATGACCACATATGCTTATTATGGGCGAAATGTAATGGTTTTTGGAGATGTCCGTTCTGATAATGCTTATGCAAATGGTAATTCAGGGCGTTTTAGAACTTCGGCAGCAATGGATATGACAAATGCTGATTCTGATGCAAATGATGCCTTTTTGCGTATGTATGCAGTAATTGCAAATTGTAACATTATTATAGATGCAAATATTGTTGCTGATCCAAATATTGTGGGAAATGAAGCAGAAATTAACTACGTAAAAGGACAGGCTTTAGCCCTACGTGCTTTGGTTCATTATGATTTAGTACGTATGTATGGGCAACAACATGTTGCAGGTGGAGATTTAAATTCTTTGGGTGTAGCTTATGTTAAGCATTTTTTAGATGTAGACGATATGAAGCCCAAAAGAAGTACTGCAGGAGAAGTGAAATCTTTTATTTATTCAGATTTGGATAAAGCTTTATCAATGATGGATAAAGCGTTTGATAAAGGAAATAAAAAGGCAGTTAGAACAACTATGGTTTATGCAATTAAAGCTAGAGTTGCACTATATTTCGGAGATTGGGATATAGCTAAAGTATCCTCTCAGGAAGTTATTAATAATAGTGGAGCGAGAATACTTACAGCAGTAGAATATGCAGAATCTTTTAAAGCAAATCTTCAACCTAATTCTATTTTTGAGTTGGCATTTACTTCAGATGACAACCGTGGTAACGACAGTTTGTTTAGGATATATAATAATACAGCTTATGGTGATATTGTAGTTTTGGAAGACTTAAAAAATCAATTCTCTTCTTCAGATGTTAGAGGGAATATGATTACTATACAAGAAAGATTGCGTTTGAGAAATACAGGCAAGTTTGTAAAAGTTGATATAAATGTTGTTTTGTTTAGATTTGAAGAAATGTTATTGATAAATGCAGAATCTTCTTTTAGACTTAATGCAGCAGATCCACTTGCATTGACAAATTTAAATCTAGTAGCAACAAATCGTAATGCTACACCTTATATGTCGGTGTCAATTGATAATATTCTTTTAGAACGCAGAAAAGAATTATGTTTTGAAGGTTTTAGGTTTGATGATATTGCAAGGACTAAGATGAATATGCCAGTGGTAGATCCTGTTAAACAAACTTATGACGATTTAGGTTTAGAAGGAATCACTTATGGAAGCTCTAGATATGCATTTCCTATTCCATTGAAAGAAATGAATGCAAACGCTAATGCAATTCAAAATAAAGGCTATTGA
- a CDS encoding T9SS type A sorting domain-containing protein gives MITKNPSPIFEIRPVSQVIYCDPLYGGYRFYVSNSYNSPGSLSYTWDVGWGWSRNGVPVNGRFSTTEAYIDLRPTDFKFLPSDVQVTPVLNNVNQATKVCSISRNSFGGDFFKISGNSSVCIQSVSEVYDVVNLFNGCTISWDSSNISVAKVTTSGTQAIVVPVSKGGFNLVGVITNECGQNTTITKSISVIDSSGLYFEIERLNHCEFRYIGINRNGGSFVYNWELVKSEGVSSFYGGNSEAYFSACPPFSITMRLKGTNTCGTFERLVSDWLNNDDEELQRIVNPNKSNLILDNYSVSEFDSNIVNNAEFEIYPNPSNDIVNIKFKRDNFKLKLNSKIIAKLYDISGKKKREVVISDSVTPIDIHSLQKGIYILKISTNEYEESHKVLVN, from the coding sequence TTGATAACTAAAAATCCATCTCCAATTTTTGAAATTAGACCTGTATCACAGGTGATTTATTGTGATCCTTTATATGGGGGGTACCGATTTTATGTCTCGAATAGTTATAATTCTCCTGGTAGTTTATCTTATACTTGGGATGTTGGGTGGGGATGGAGTAGAAATGGAGTTCCAGTCAATGGGAGGTTTTCTACGACAGAAGCTTATATAGATTTACGTCCCACTGATTTCAAGTTCTTACCCTCAGATGTTCAAGTTACTCCTGTTTTGAATAATGTAAATCAGGCTACAAAGGTTTGTTCTATATCGAGAAATAGTTTTGGTGGAGATTTCTTTAAAATTAGTGGTAACAGTTCAGTTTGTATTCAATCAGTTTCAGAAGTATACGATGTTGTAAATCTTTTTAATGGATGCACAATTAGTTGGGATTCATCAAATATCTCAGTGGCAAAAGTTACCACTTCGGGAACTCAAGCTATAGTTGTTCCAGTTTCAAAAGGGGGTTTTAATTTGGTTGGAGTAATAACAAATGAATGTGGTCAAAATACAACAATTACAAAATCTATTAGTGTTATTGATTCATCAGGTTTATATTTTGAAATAGAAAGATTGAATCATTGTGAGTTTAGATATATTGGAATTAACAGGAATGGCGGTTCTTTTGTTTATAATTGGGAACTTGTTAAAAGTGAGGGTGTTTCGAGTTTTTATGGAGGCAATTCGGAGGCTTATTTTTCTGCTTGTCCACCATTCTCGATAACAATGAGGTTAAAAGGGACAAATACGTGTGGTACTTTCGAGCGATTAGTATCGGATTGGTTAAATAATGATGATGAAGAATTACAAAGAATTGTGAACCCAAATAAATCAAATCTCATTTTAGATAACTATTCTGTTAGTGAGTTTGATTCTAATATTGTTAATAATGCGGAGTTTGAAATATATCCTAATCCATCAAATGATATTGTAAATATAAAATTTAAGAGAGATAATTTTAAGTTAAAATTAAATTCTAAAATTATTGCTAAGCTTTATGATATTAGTGGTAAGAAAAAAAGAGAAGTTGTAATTTCTGACAGTGTTACTCCAATTGATATACATAGCTTGCAAAAGGGGATTTATATTTTAAAGATAAGTACAAATGAATATGAAGAAAGTCATAAGGTATTAGTTAATTGA
- a CDS encoding S9 family peptidase has translation MSVFEESTKKAGYVYSDFNKEKTPTVIMEGDYFFTAPKKSKNSKMIFYTRQNYQQYPDVWITTTDFESPEQVTNANPQQKNYKWGSVSLVEWKNNDAITLQGLLYKPENFDPNKKYPMVVYFYELSSDTYHRHYAPQPSRSTINRTLYASNDYFVFVPDIIYKKGLPGESAYSCIVSGVENMIKQYPAIDAKHIALQGQSWGGYQTAYLITQTNMFAAAMAGAPVSNMTSAYGGIRWETGISRMFQYEHTQSRIGETIWGNLDAYIKNSPLFYADKVQTPLLMMHNDNDGAVPWYQGIEFFTALRRLDKPVWMLNYNGEPHNLKADSWGNRKDLSTRMKQFFDHYLKGEKTPEWMLKGRLNLEKESNKAY, from the coding sequence TTGTCTGTTTTTGAAGAAAGTACTAAAAAAGCAGGATATGTCTATTCCGATTTTAACAAAGAAAAAACACCAACAGTTATAATGGAAGGGGATTATTTCTTTACAGCTCCAAAGAAATCAAAAAATAGTAAAATGATTTTTTATACTAGACAAAATTATCAACAGTATCCTGATGTTTGGATTACTACAACTGATTTTGAATCTCCTGAGCAAGTAACAAATGCAAATCCGCAACAAAAAAATTATAAATGGGGTTCAGTAAGTTTGGTAGAGTGGAAAAATAATGATGCAATTACTTTACAGGGATTATTGTACAAGCCAGAAAATTTTGATCCTAACAAAAAATACCCAATGGTAGTATATTTTTATGAATTGAGTTCAGATACATACCACCGCCATTATGCTCCTCAGCCTAGCAGATCTACAATTAATAGAACATTATACGCTAGTAATGATTATTTTGTTTTTGTTCCTGATATCATTTATAAAAAGGGGCTTCCTGGAGAGAGTGCTTATAGCTGTATTGTGAGTGGCGTGGAGAATATGATAAAACAATATCCAGCAATCGATGCGAAACATATAGCGCTTCAGGGACAAAGTTGGGGAGGATATCAAACGGCATATCTTATAACGCAGACAAATATGTTTGCAGCTGCTATGGCAGGAGCTCCAGTTAGTAATATGACTAGTGCTTACGGAGGTATTCGATGGGAGACAGGTATAAGCAGAATGTTTCAGTATGAACATACGCAAAGTAGAATAGGCGAAACTATTTGGGGTAATTTAGATGCTTATATAAAAAATTCCCCTTTGTTTTATGCCGATAAAGTGCAAACGCCTTTGTTAATGATGCATAATGATAATGATGGGGCAGTGCCATGGTATCAAGGAATTGAATTTTTTACTGCATTACGCCGTTTAGATAAGCCAGTATGGATGTTAAATTATAATGGAGAACCGCATAATCTTAAGGCTGATAGCTGGGGTAACAGAAAAGATTTGTCAACGAGAATGAAACAATTTTTTGATCATTATTTAAAAGGTGAAAAAACTCCAGAATGGATGCTCAAAGGAAGATTAAATCTTGAAAAAGAAAGCAATAAAGCATATTAA
- a CDS encoding putative porin, whose amino-acid sequence MRILFLIYLLVLPTLLFSQAKVNNKSNLDMNGVHRGLNDTIKAKKKVARIDQYRYITLERDTTYVDTSLTIQKEYSHNYLRKDNFGLLPFSNIGQTYNTLQYSLTDFTPYPEMGFKAKHFNFLEANQVQYYSVATPLTELFFKSTINKGQLLNSFITLNMSERFNISAEYKGLRSEGNYINQLSSTGNFKLTASYSTKKGQYYINGHYTYQDILNEENGGITTAEDFESGDPDFKNRQRLEVYLTDAKSFLKGKRLFFDHAYRINETQGNNNLYVTHQFNYENKFFEYNQPTVLSAVLGSRNVLRFGESYVTSNINDQSHYNKMYNKAGVVYENILLGKFQFFVDDFRSNSYYGRVIILDKGKIIPSSLNQEINSFGGQYEYQKNKWNGRFLYSRSITNQSLSNLEAKLKHDFSDKIKFSFEYQNINKLPNNNYSLYQSSFVEYNWSESFKNEKINSLSASATTPWVNMSFQYSVLNDHLYFEDKSTALQANQGTQIIKPAQYSGAINYLEVKAGKEFKFGRFALDNTILYQKVDQADAILNVPEIVTRNTLYYTNYLFKKALFFQTGIVFNYFTSYYGNDYNPVIGEFFVQNKKEIGNYPNLDFFINARIRQTRIFFKIEHFNSSFSGSNYYSAPNNPYRDLAIRFGLTWNFFQ is encoded by the coding sequence ATGAGAATTCTTTTTTTAATTTATCTTTTAGTACTACCCACACTATTGTTTTCTCAGGCAAAAGTAAATAATAAAAGTAATCTAGACATGAATGGTGTTCATCGTGGGCTTAACGATACCATAAAAGCGAAGAAGAAAGTTGCAAGGATAGATCAATATAGATATATAACACTTGAACGTGATACTACTTATGTAGATACGTCGCTTACAATCCAAAAAGAATACAGTCATAATTATTTGCGAAAAGATAATTTTGGATTATTACCTTTTTCGAATATTGGACAAACATACAATACGCTTCAATACAGTTTAACTGATTTTACTCCATATCCAGAAATGGGGTTTAAAGCCAAACACTTTAATTTTCTTGAAGCCAATCAGGTTCAATATTATTCTGTAGCAACTCCATTGACAGAATTGTTTTTTAAATCGACAATCAATAAGGGACAATTGCTAAATTCATTTATCACCCTGAATATGAGTGAGCGATTTAATATTTCAGCAGAATACAAAGGGTTACGATCTGAAGGGAATTATATAAATCAATTGTCGAGTACAGGAAATTTTAAATTAACTGCAAGTTATAGTACTAAAAAAGGACAATATTATATTAACGGACATTATACTTATCAAGATATCTTGAATGAAGAAAACGGAGGGATAACTACGGCAGAAGATTTTGAAAGTGGCGATCCTGATTTTAAAAACAGACAAAGATTAGAGGTGTATCTTACTGATGCAAAATCATTCTTAAAGGGAAAGAGACTGTTTTTTGATCATGCATATAGAATAAATGAGACCCAAGGAAATAATAATCTATATGTCACTCATCAATTTAATTATGAAAATAAATTTTTCGAATACAATCAACCCACAGTGTTATCAGCGGTTCTTGGTTCAAGGAATGTACTTCGATTTGGAGAGTCGTATGTAACAAGTAATATTAATGACCAGTCGCATTATAACAAAATGTATAATAAGGCAGGAGTAGTATATGAAAATATATTGTTAGGGAAATTTCAATTTTTTGTAGATGATTTTAGAAGTAATTCATACTACGGAAGAGTTATAATTTTAGATAAAGGAAAAATTATCCCTAGTTCATTAAATCAAGAGATTAATAGCTTTGGAGGTCAATATGAATATCAAAAAAATAAGTGGAATGGAAGATTTTTATATTCAAGATCAATTACAAACCAGTCGCTATCAAATTTAGAAGCAAAGCTTAAACATGATTTTAGTGATAAAATTAAATTTTCATTTGAATATCAAAACATAAATAAGTTACCTAATAATAATTATTCTTTGTATCAAAGTAGCTTTGTAGAGTACAATTGGTCTGAAAGTTTTAAAAATGAGAAGATTAACTCTTTAAGCGCAAGTGCAACTACACCATGGGTTAATATGTCATTTCAGTATTCAGTATTGAATGATCATCTCTATTTTGAAGATAAATCGACAGCTTTACAAGCTAATCAAGGTACTCAAATTATAAAACCAGCCCAATATAGTGGTGCAATTAATTACTTAGAAGTAAAGGCAGGAAAAGAATTTAAATTTGGACGCTTTGCCTTAGATAATACAATTTTATATCAAAAAGTAGATCAGGCTGATGCTATATTAAATGTACCAGAAATTGTAACAAGAAATACGCTGTATTACACTAATTATCTATTTAAAAAAGCACTTTTTTTTCAAACAGGAATTGTGTTTAATTATTTCACTAGTTATTATGGAAATGATTATAATCCTGTAATTGGTGAGTTTTTTGTTCAGAATAAGAAAGAAATAGGAAATTACCCGAACTTAGACTTTTTTATAAATGCAAGAATCAGACAAACAAGAATCTTTTTTAAAATAGAGCATTTTAATTCGTCGTTTTCAGGTAGTAATTACTATTCAGCACCTAATAATCCTTACCGTGATTTAGCTATCCGTTTTGGTTTAACTTGGAATTTCTTCCAATAA
- a CDS encoding pyridoxal-phosphate dependent enzyme → MNYSKNILETIGNTPLVKLNKIVTEIDALVLAKVETFNPGNSVKDRMAVKMVEDAEADGRLKPGGTIIEGTSGNTGMGLALVAIIKGYKLICVISDKQSKEKMDILRAVGAKVVVCPTDVEPTDPRSYYSVSKRLAEETPNSWYVNQYDNPSNALAHYEQTGPEIWEQTEGKITHFVVGVGTGGTISGVAKYLKEKNPNIKIWGIDTYGSVFKKYHETGIFDENEIYSYITEGIGEDILPKNVDFSLIDGFTKVTDKDAAVYTRKIALEEGIFVGNSAGACIKGLLQLKEHFTKDDVVVVLFHDSGSRYVGKMFNDDWMRERGFLEENITKAEDVIKDHIDKQLIVVRTEELVSHAIERMRKYKISQIPVVDITGFVGSVDETDLFRSYVADKNVAEKPIKEVMGKPFPIVKLGTPIEEVSKLFTKENDAVLVELGNGRHHIITKYDIIGSIK, encoded by the coding sequence ATGAATTACTCAAAAAATATTTTAGAAACAATCGGTAACACGCCTTTAGTAAAACTTAATAAAATCGTTACCGAAATAGATGCCTTGGTTTTAGCCAAAGTAGAAACTTTTAATCCAGGAAATTCGGTTAAGGATAGAATGGCAGTAAAAATGGTTGAAGATGCCGAAGCCGATGGACGTTTAAAACCAGGAGGAACCATTATCGAGGGAACTTCAGGTAATACAGGAATGGGATTGGCACTAGTTGCAATTATAAAAGGATACAAGCTTATTTGTGTAATTTCGGATAAGCAATCAAAAGAAAAAATGGACATCTTGCGTGCTGTGGGTGCAAAAGTTGTGGTTTGCCCAACAGATGTAGAGCCTACAGATCCTCGTTCATACTATTCAGTATCGAAACGATTGGCAGAGGAAACTCCAAATTCGTGGTATGTAAATCAATATGATAATCCATCAAATGCATTAGCGCATTATGAGCAAACTGGACCTGAAATCTGGGAACAAACAGAAGGTAAAATAACTCATTTTGTAGTTGGAGTAGGTACAGGAGGAACAATATCGGGAGTTGCAAAATACTTAAAAGAGAAAAACCCTAATATTAAAATCTGGGGAATAGATACTTATGGATCAGTTTTCAAAAAGTACCACGAAACTGGTATTTTTGATGAGAACGAAATTTATTCATATATAACTGAAGGAATTGGAGAAGATATTTTACCAAAAAATGTTGATTTTTCGTTAATAGATGGATTTACAAAAGTAACAGATAAAGATGCAGCTGTTTATACTAGAAAAATTGCACTTGAAGAAGGAATTTTTGTGGGTAACTCAGCAGGAGCTTGTATAAAAGGATTGTTGCAACTAAAAGAACATTTTACAAAAGATGATGTCGTAGTTGTTCTTTTTCATGATTCAGGAAGTCGTTACGTAGGTAAGATGTTTAATGATGATTGGATGCGTGAGCGCGGTTTTCTAGAAGAGAATATTACTAAAGCCGAAGATGTTATAAAAGATCATATCGACAAGCAATTAATTGTTGTACGTACAGAAGAATTGGTTTCACACGCTATTGAAAGAATGCGTAAATATAAAATATCTCAAATTCCAGTAGTTGATATTACAGGCTTTGTAGGTTCAGTTGATGAAACTGATTTATTTAGAAGTTACGTAGCAGATAAAAATGTAGCCGAAAAACCAATTAAAGAAGTAATGGGAAAACCTTTTCCTATTGTGAAATTAGGAACACCGATTGAAGAAGTTTCTAAACTTTTTACAAAAGAAAATGATGCTGTCCTTGTAGAGTTAGGAAACGGAAGGCATCATATTATTACCAAATACGATATTATTGGTTCGATAAAATAA
- a CDS encoding 3'-5' exonuclease, with amino-acid sequence MTFTAIDFETATGHHPCSVGIVTVENGVIVDEFVTLIKPPNNEYSPFTIRVHGIYPRDTINAKTFTQVFPEIKKRLENRIVVAHNESFDRNVLAKSMALYGLDYEDLNIASRWECTVKIYKAKGLKPTKLSDCCREMNIQLNHHEALSDARACAKLYLLR; translated from the coding sequence ATGACTTTTACAGCTATAGATTTTGAAACAGCTACAGGACACCATCCCTGTTCAGTAGGTATTGTTACAGTAGAGAATGGGGTAATTGTAGATGAGTTTGTTACTCTGATTAAACCGCCTAATAACGAGTACTCGCCATTTACAATTAGAGTGCATGGTATTTATCCACGAGACACAATAAATGCTAAAACATTTACTCAAGTATTTCCAGAAATAAAAAAGCGTCTAGAAAATAGAATTGTTGTTGCTCATAACGAAAGTTTTGATCGTAATGTATTAGCGAAATCAATGGCATTATATGGTTTAGATTATGAAGATTTGAATATTGCTTCACGTTGGGAATGTACCGTTAAAATCTATAAAGCAAAAGGACTAAAGCCAACTAAGTTGAGTGATTGTTGCCGTGAAATGAATATTCAACTTAATCATCACGAAGCCTTGTCAGATGCACGTGCTTGTGCTAAATTATATTTATTGAGGTAA